The Brassica oleracea var. oleracea cultivar TO1000 chromosome C6, BOL, whole genome shotgun sequence genome includes a region encoding these proteins:
- the LOC106299007 gene encoding protein LIGHT-DEPENDENT SHORT HYPOCOTYLS 7-like has translation MASPSNKGKNIAERSTSEQPQPQQPQPPPNSPALSRYESQKRRDWNTFCQYLRNQQPPVHISQCSSNNILDFLQYLDQFGKTKVHAHGCIFFGQVEPAGQCNCPLKQAWGSLDALIGRLRAAYEENGGFSERNPFAGGGIRVFLREVRDSQAKARGVPYNKRKKKRRNPMQSHDVEDGTTGTSSSNLPS, from the coding sequence ATGGCTAGTCCTAGCAACAAAGGCAAAAACATAGCAGAAAGATCCACGTCTGAACAACCGCAGCCGCAGCAACCACAACCACCTCCTAATTCACCAGCGTTAAGCCGGTACGAATCACAGAAACGTCGAGACTGGAACACGTTTTGTCAGTACCTTCGTAACCAGCAGCCACCAGTACACATCTCACAGTGCAGCTCTAACAACATCCTAGACTTCCTCCAATATCTTGACCAGTTTGGAAAGACAAAGGTTCATGCACATGGATGTATTTTCTTCGGACAAGTTGAACCAGCAGGACAGTGTAACTGTCCTTTAAAACAAGCGTGGGGGAGTTTGGATGCTTTGATCGGGCGGCTGAGAGCAGCATACGAGGAGAACGGAGGGTTTTCGGAGAGAAACCCATTTGCCGGCGGCGGGATTAGGGTTTTTCTAAGGGAAGTGAGAGATTCACAGGCCAAGGCAAGAGGAGTTCCGTACAATAAAAGGAAGAAGAAGAGGAGGAATCCTATGCAGAGTCATGATGTTGAAGATGGTACTACGGGGACTAGTAGCTCCAACTTGCCATCTTAG
- the LOC106297834 gene encoding F-box/LRR-repeat protein 13-like, producing the protein MDGDGVKRVRSTNQPGEVDRISHLPDCLIFKVLLSLPTKEVVKTSTLSTRWNHIWKHVPGLNLEYDDFSEHDSFVSFIDSFLSFNRDTRLHMFKLTYDYSEADEPEPSLVRRWLDTVSRMKVETLDVTDDSAESWELEMTPALYTCGSLVSLKLVGLTLPSPDLVSLPSLKDINLILVEFTDEWALEKFISQCPSLKNLCIERSFGDDIPMLRVRSQSLLTFIHIVDSHESFDDERILEIDAPMLKYLKLSDGRTASFKLEDTASLVGVHINTAFNLTSTRRFCPNDAQKRNMIQNFLLMISRVDNIVIASCTLEVIYEYSRYEQLPVFRNLSSLRVNLDGYVWEMLPVFLESCPNLTTLVLGSIQNHVKVGITVSPRRPRVLPSLKYVEIERPFKGDALEMQLVGYLLVNSQSLKKLTLSLDDSLKKERSVIFNELLLMPRLSSTCEVVVLSDDPYDITNESAYKFVL; encoded by the exons ATGGATGGAGATGGAGTGAAACGTGTTCGTTCCACAAACCAACCGGGTGAAGTTGATAGGATAAGCCATCTGCCAGATTGCTTGATATTCAAGGTACTCCTGAGTCTTCCGACCAAAGAAGTCGTTAAGACAAGTACGTTATCCACCAGATGGAACCATATCTGGAAACACGTACCTGGACTGAACTTGGAATACGATGATTTTTCAGAGCACGACTCATTCGTGAGTTTTATCGATAGCTTTCTGAGTTTCAACAGGGACACGCGCTTACATATGTTTAAGTTAACGTACGATTATTCAGAGGCTGACGAGCCTGAACCTAGTCTTGTCAGGCGCTGGCTCGACACTGTTTCTAGGATGAAAGTCGAAACTCTCGATGTTACGGACGATTCAGCAGAGAGTTGGGAACTCGAGATGACTCCAGCACTCTACACTTGTGGGAGCTTGGTATCCTTGAAGCTCGTTGGACTAACCTTGCCTAGTCCCGACCTTGTTTCTTTACCTTCTCTCAAAGATATCAATTTAATCCTTGTTGAGTTTACCGACGAATGGGCACTAGAAAAGTTCATATCACAATGCCCATCTCTCAAAAACTTATGTATTGAGAGGAGTTTCGGTGATGATATACCAATGTTACGTGTGCGTTCTCAATCTCTGTTGACCTTTATTCATATTGTTGACAGCCACGAGAGTTTTGATGATGAACGTATACTTGAAATTGACGCCCCTATGCTTAAGTATCTGAAGCTCAGTGATGGTCGAACTGCTAGTTTCAAACTAGAGGATACGGCTTCCCTTGTAGGAGTGCATATAAACACTGCGTTTAACTTGACTTCCACGAGGAGGTTCTGTCCAAATGATGCACAAAAGAGAAATATGATTCAAAATTTTCTCCTCATGATCTCTAGGGTTGATAATATAGTCATCGCCTCGTGTACTCTCGAG GTCATTTATGAATACTCAAGATATGAACAGTTACCGGTATTTCGTAACCTATCTTCCTTGCGTGTCAATTTAGACGGCTACGTCTGGGAAATGTTGCCGGTCTTTCTTGAGAGCTGCCCGAATCTAACAACTCTTGTCCTG GGATCTATCCAAAATCACGTCAAGGTGGGAATCACTGTTTCTCCCAGACGTCCGCGTGTCCTGCCATCTCTCAAGTATGTTGAGATAGAAAGGCCATTCAAAGGGGATGCGTTGGAGATGCAACTAGTGGGTTACTTACTTGTGAACTCACAAAGCCTCAAGAAACTAACCTTAAGCTTGGATGATTCCTTAAAGAAAGAAAGATCTGTCATCTTCAACGAACTCCTTTTGATGCCAAGACTCTCTAGCACATGTGAAGTTGTCGTGCTCTCTGATGATCCATATGATATCACCAATGAATCAGCATACAAGTTTGTCCTTTGA
- the LOC106299362 gene encoding protein trichome birefringence-like 42 → MDFHQVILLLLLVFLVDLSDRNVKANANYNATGYEDGTSKCNIYEGTWIYDKSSGPLYGTSSCPFLGLDCQKFGRPDKKYLHYRWKPTGCDIPSFNGQDFLTRFKGKKILFVGDSLSKNMWVSLSCMLHAAVHNVSYNFMPDKSLSTFTIPEYGISVNFLKNGFLVDLVMDKTRGWILKLDSISTGDQWLGSDVVIFNTFHWWSHTGRAKTWGYFQVGDKVVKEMDRMEAFKIALTTWAKWVDQNIDPSKTRVFYQGVSPVHLNGAEWGEPGKSCLGETEPVEGSNYPHTNEGEDIVKSVIRGMAKPVSLLDVTTMTELRKDSHPSIYAGGGSKLNDCSHWCLPGLPDAWNQLLYTDLLGNV, encoded by the exons ATGGATTTCCATCAGGTCATACTTCTCCTTCTTCTTGTTTTCCTTGTTGATTTATCAGATCGCAATGTAAAAGCTAATGCTAATTACAACGCAACTGGTTACGAGGATGGGACATCAAAGTGTAACATTTACGAAGGGACTTGGATTTATGACAAATCTTCTGGTCCTCTCTATGGAACATCGTCTTGTCCGTTTCTCGGACTAGATTGCCAAAAGTTTGGTCGGCCGGACAAGAAGTACCTCCACTACCGATGGAAACCGACCGGATGCGACATCCCAAG CTTCAACGGACAAGATTTCTTGACGAGATTCAAAGGGAAGAAAATACTGTTTGTGGGAGATTCGCTCAGCAAAAATATGTGGGTGTCATTAAGTTGCATGCTTCACGCGGCCGTTCATAACGTTAGTTATAATTTCATGCCTGATAAGTCCCTCTCTACGTTCACCATTCCG GAATATGGAATATCTGTAAATTTCTTGAAGAATGGGTTCCTGGTGGATTTGGTAATGGACAAAACAAGAGGATGGATACTGAAACTGGATTCGATCAGTACCGGAGACCAATGGTTGGGTTCAGATGTTGTCATCTTCAACACTTTCCACTGGTGGAGTCACACTGGTCGTGCTAAGAC ATGGGGCTATTTTCAAGTGGGGGACAAGGTAGTGAAAGAGATGGATAGAATGGAAGCTTTCAAGATTGCTTTAACAACTTGGGCTAAGTGGGTTGATCAGAACATTGATCCTTCAAAAACTAGGGTTTTCTATCAAGGCGTTTCTCCTGTTCATCTAAA TGGGGCTGAATGGGGTGAACCTGGGAAGAGTTGCTTGGGAGAGACGGAACCAGTGGAAGGATCAAATTACCCCCACACAAACGAAGGTGAGGATATAGTGAAAAGTGTGATCCGAGGGATGGCTAAACCGGTGAGTCTCCTAGACGTGACGACTATGACGGAGCTGAGAAAGGATAGTCACCCTTCTATCTATGCCGGTGGAGGCAGTAAGTTAAATGACTGTAGCCATTGGTGCCTCCCTGGACTCCCTGATGCATGGAACCAGCTTCTCTATACCGATCTTCTTGGCAATGTTTAG
- the LOC106298396 gene encoding B-box zinc finger protein 22-like, with protein sequence MKIQCNVCETAEAAVLCCADEAALCLACDEKVHAANKLAGKHQRVPLSVSSSSKPKCDICQEATGFFFCLQDRALLCRKCDVSIHTVNPHVSAHQRFLLTGIRVGLESTTDTGPSTPSNDDKTNERKPPTSEPQKMDFDDHNHQVGLPETKVSDHISTKLPIASSGSAATGSIPQWQIDEIFGLTDFDQSYEYMENNGSSKADTSRRGDSDNSSMMRSGEEDGEDNSNCLGGGETSWAVPQIQSPPTASGLNWPRHSNHHSMFVPDISSSALNTGSSPNQRVGKRRRS encoded by the exons ATGAAGATTCAGTGTAACGTCTGCGAGACGGCGGAAGCGGCGGTGCTATGTTGCGCCGATGAAGCCGCGTTGTGTTTGGCTTGCGATGAGAAAGTTCACGCCGCTAATAAACTCGCCGGGAAACACCAGAGAGTCCCTCTCTCTGTCTCTTCCTCCTCCAAACCCAAATGCGACATTTGTCAG GAAGCTACTGGATTCTTCTTCTGTCTGCAAGATAGAGCTTTGCTATGTAGGAAATGTGATGTTTCAATCCACACAGTGAATCCTCATGTTTCAGCTCACCAGCGGTTTCTTCTGACTGGGATTAGAGTTGGTCTTGAATCTACTACGGACACAGGTCCTTCTACACCGTCCAACGATGACAAAACCAACGAGAGGAAACCACCTACATCTGAGCCTCAAAAGATGGACTTTGATGATCATAATCATCAGGTGGGTTTACCGGAAACTAAAGTCAGTGATCACATTTCTACAAAGCTTCCTATTGCAAGCAGTGGATCAGCAGCTACTGGAAGCATTCCTCAGTGGCAAATTGATGAGATTTTCGGATTAACCGACTTTGATCAGAGCTATGAATACATGGAGAACAATGGATCATCTAAG GCGGATACTAGTAGGCGAGGAGATTCAGACAATTCTTCAATGATGCGGTCGGGAGAGGAAGATGGAGAAGATAACAGTAACTGTTTGGGAGGAGGTGAGACATCATGGGCGGTTCCACAGATTCAGTCTCCACCAACAGCTTCTGGTCTAAACTGGCCTAGACATTCTAACCACCACTCAATGTTTGTTCCGGATATATCTTCTTCAGCTCTTAACACCGGTTCATCCCCTAACCAGAGGGTTGGGAAGCGGAGACGGTCCTAA
- the LOC106298600 gene encoding interactor of constitutive active ROPs 4 — MMPKPIVRGGSELPQRQSPRLRLSSSTVSSAPHHLHRPITDRSPKLGPDRRSPRSGGPHSDPLTQKKLGSRISGLESQLGQAQEELRLLKEQLSKAEAAKKRVQEELHKKRSKKPNPNALERDDIPGDGHQETDVFEVLPVEKAKEVDDEEHQINVLKARLYDMEIERVSLNKENESLKDQLKKTDSEMSFAKAKEDEIALKVSQIREELEESNENTAQLKKKLESVEEAKESLEAEMEKLKVQTEQWRKAADAAAAVLSGGVGMNGGFSEQCGSMEKHFAGRFVGSPGMAADDWDDGSGSGKRKGSGMKMFGDLWRKKGQK; from the exons ATGATGCCAAAACCAAT TGTTAGAGGAGGTTCAGAGTTGCCTCAGAGACAATCTCCAAGGCTGAGGTTATCATCATCAACCGTTTCCTCTGCTCCGCATCATCTCCACCGTCCAATTACAGACAGGAGTCCAAAGCTTGGTCCTGACCGTAGATCTCCGAGGAGTGGTGGACCTCACAGTGACCCGTTGACTCAGAAGAAGCTTGGAAGTCGCATCTCTGGCTTAGAGTCACAGCTAGGACAAGCTCAGGAAGAGTTGAGATTGCTCAAAGAGCAGTTGTCCAAAGCCGAAGCTGCCAAGAAACGTGTTCAAGAAGAGCTTCATAAGAAGAGATCCAAGAAACCAAACCCTAATGCTCTGGAGAGAGACGACATTCCTGGAGATGGACATCAAGAGACTGATGTCTTCGAGGTTCTCCCTGTTGAGAAAGCAAAAGAAGTTGATGATGAGGAACACCAAATCAACGTGTTGAAAGCTAGACTCTACGACATGGAGATCGAAAGAGTATCACTCAACAAGGAGAACGAGAGCTTGAAGGATCAGTTGAAGAAGACAGACTCAGAAATGTCCTTCGCAAAGGCTAAAGAGGATGAGATAGCTTTGAAAGTGAGTCAGATTAGGGAAGAACTGGAAGAAAGTAATGAGAACACAGCGCAGCTAAAGAAGAAGCTTGAATCCGTGGAAGAAGCAAAAGAGAGTCTAGAAGCTGAGATGGAGAAGCTGAAAGTGCAAACCGAGCAGTGGAGGAAAGCAGCAGATGCTGCAGCTGCGGTTCTGTCTGGAGGAGTTGGGATGAATGGTGGGTTCTCAGAGCAGTGCGGGTCAATGGAGAAGCATTTTGCAGGCCGGTTTGTGGGATCACCAGGAATGGCTGCTGATGATTGGGATGATGGGTCAGGAAGTGGGAAGAGGAAAGGTTCAGGGATGAAGATGTTTGGTGACTTGTGGAGGAAGAAAGGTCAGAAATGA